The Candidatus Hydrogenedentota bacterium genome includes a region encoding these proteins:
- a CDS encoding NapC/NirT family cytochrome c — MKSSFGNALRYFFWLLGRNWLTIFGATLTTFSFIIIVSLIWSQAVGIIRAPYIGMITFLFMPGFFVLGLLMIPVGAVIARRRDRKAGVESGPGKDLGLPKIDFNNPRTIRVMLMIAFLSAVNFVVLGTTSYSGVVYMDSVEFCGKACHSVMEPEFAAYENSPHSRVECTACHIGPGASWFVKSKLSGAWQLFAVTFNTYERPIAAPVENLRPSRDTCEQCHQPNKFTGDRVRVITHFSEDEANTPNYTVLLMHIGGGGSEHGIHSWHIDPRRETTYTALDPQRQEIASIRVKEPDGSITEFFKDGKEPAPEDLAKAEVRTMDCIDCHNRPTHIFELPKDAVDKALNHGKIDKSLPYIRKVAVEALTEAVGEKGDLEKITRRIESHFRENHPDVLQAKADAVNAAIAETQAIYSRNVFPGMNVTWGTYINNIGHFDTLGCYRCHDGSYKTKDASKIVSDDCMMCHTILAVEEQNPQVLTDLGILTASEPAGGQEATPGEETESGAQPG, encoded by the coding sequence ATGAAGAGTTCTTTCGGTAATGCACTACGGTATTTCTTCTGGCTGTTGGGCCGGAACTGGCTGACGATTTTCGGCGCCACGCTGACGACGTTCAGCTTCATCATCATTGTCTCGCTGATTTGGTCGCAGGCTGTCGGGATCATTCGCGCGCCATACATCGGCATGATTACTTTCCTGTTCATGCCGGGATTCTTTGTGCTTGGACTGCTCATGATTCCGGTTGGCGCGGTTATCGCGCGGCGGCGTGACCGCAAGGCCGGGGTCGAGTCGGGACCGGGCAAGGACCTTGGGCTGCCGAAAATCGATTTTAATAACCCCCGCACCATTCGCGTGATGCTGATGATTGCGTTCCTGTCCGCCGTGAACTTCGTTGTGCTGGGCACGACAAGTTACAGCGGCGTTGTCTACATGGATTCGGTTGAATTCTGCGGCAAGGCGTGTCACTCGGTGATGGAGCCGGAGTTCGCGGCGTACGAGAATTCGCCGCATTCGCGTGTCGAATGCACCGCGTGCCACATCGGCCCCGGCGCGTCGTGGTTCGTAAAATCGAAGTTGTCCGGCGCCTGGCAATTGTTCGCTGTCACCTTCAACACCTACGAGCGGCCGATCGCGGCGCCGGTCGAGAACCTGCGCCCGTCGCGCGACACCTGCGAGCAGTGTCATCAGCCGAACAAGTTCACCGGCGACCGCGTGCGCGTTATCACGCACTTCTCCGAAGACGAAGCGAACACGCCCAATTACACCGTGCTCTTGATGCACATTGGCGGCGGCGGCTCCGAACACGGGATACACAGTTGGCACATCGATCCACGCCGCGAGACCACCTACACGGCGCTCGATCCGCAACGCCAGGAAATCGCGTCCATCCGCGTCAAGGAACCGGATGGCTCCATCACCGAGTTTTTCAAGGACGGAAAAGAACCGGCCCCCGAAGACCTCGCGAAGGCCGAAGTGCGCACGATGGACTGCATCGACTGTCACAACCGCCCCACGCACATCTTCGAATTGCCGAAGGATGCCGTCGATAAAGCGCTGAATCATGGAAAGATTGACAAGTCCCTGCCCTACATCCGAAAAGTCGCCGTCGAAGCGCTGACGGAAGCCGTAGGCGAAAAGGGCGACCTGGAAAAGATTACCCGAAGAATCGAATCGCACTTCCGCGAGAATCACCCCGATGTCCTGCAGGCAAAGGCTGACGCGGTGAACGCCGCAATCGCCGAAACCCAGGCGATATACAGCCGCAACGTGTTCCCGGGCATGAATGTCACCTGGGGGACCTACATCAACAACATCGGGCATTTCGACACGCTGGGCTGCTACCGCTGCCATGACGGCAGCTACAAGACAAAAGACGCATCGAAGATCGTCAGCGACGACTGTATGATGTGTCACACAATACTGGCAGTGGAAGAACAGAACCCGCAGGTCCTGACCGATCTGGGGATTCTCACTGCGTCCGAACCGGCTGGAGGGCAGGAGGCCACTCCCGGCGAAGAGACGGAATCCGGCGCGCAGCCCGGTTAA